Proteins encoded in a region of the Triticum dicoccoides isolate Atlit2015 ecotype Zavitan chromosome 3A, WEW_v2.0, whole genome shotgun sequence genome:
- the LOC119268347 gene encoding probable inactive receptor kinase At2g26730: MAVAVSRAVLLAAVASLACLAFAEPPPSERSALLAFLTATPHERRLGWNTSTPACSWVGVTCDAAQSTVVQLRLPGVGLVGAIPPATISRLPNLQVLSLRSNRIIGGIPDDLLQLSSLRAIFLQNNMISGAIPSGVGKLAALERLVLSHNNLSGPIPFALNSLASLRSLRLEGNRLFGKIPSITNPELKDFNVSVNSLNGSIPQALARFPADSFAGNLQLCGKPLPACSPFFPSPSPAPGMSPSDEPGAVSNKKRKLSGAAIAGIVVGAVVVVLLLLAAIVLCARSRRRSGPREGPKATSAAAVGQTRGVAPPASGDVTGMTSSSKDDMGGGTSGSAAAAAVAAGAGTGEASRLVFLGKGAGYSFDLEDLLRASAEVLGKGSVGTSYKAVLEEGTTVVVKRLKDVAVARREFDAHMEALGRVEHRNLLPVRAYYFSKDEKLLVYDYLPNGSLSAMLHGSRGSGRTPMDWDARMLSALSASRGLAHLHSAHNLAHGNVKSSNVLLRPDYDAAALSDFCLHPIFAPSSTRAGAGGYRAPEVVDTRRPTFKADVYSLGVLLLELLTGKSPTHASLEGDGTLDLPRWVQSVVREEWTAEVFDVELVRLGASAEEEMVALLQVAMACVATVPDARPDAPDVVRMIEEIGGGHGQTTTEESARGTPEEERSRGTPPAAPTP; the protein is encoded by the exons ATGGCCGTCGCCGTGTCCCGCGCGGTGTTGCTGGCGGCCGTCGCGTCGCTCGCATGCCTCGCCTTCGCGGAGCCGCCGCCGAGCGAGCGGTCCGCGCTGCTGGCGTTCCTCACGGCCACGCCCCACGAGCGGAGGCTCGGCTGGAACACCTCCACGCCGGCCTGCTCCTGGGTCGGGGTCACGTGCGACGCCGCCCAGTCCACCGTCGTCCAGCTGCGCCTCCCGGGGGTCGGCCTCGTCGGCGCCATCCCGCCGGCGACCATCAGCCGCCTCCCCAACCTGCAGGTGCTGTCGCTCCGCTCCAACCGCATCATCGGGGGTATCCCTGACGATCTGCTCCAGCTCTCCAGCCTCCGCGCCATCTTCCTGCAGAACAACATGATCTCCGGCGCCATCCCGTCGGGGGTCGGCAAGCTCGCGGCCCTCGAGAGGCTCGTCCTCTCCCACAACAATCTGTCAGGCCCCATCCCCTTCGCGCTCAACAGCCTCGCCTCCCTGCGCTCTCTGCGCCTCGAAGGCAACCGCCTCTTCGGCAAAATCCCCAGCATCACCAACCCGGAGCTCAAGGATTTCAATGTCTCCGTCAACAGCCTCAACGGCTCCATTCCGCAGGCCCTCGCGCGCTTCCCGGCGGACTCCTTCGCCGGGAACCTCCAGCTGTGCGGCAAACCGCTGCCCGCTTGCAGCCCCTTCTTCCCGTCCCCGTCGCCGGCTCCCGGGATGAGCCCCAGCGACGAGCCCGGGGCGGTGTCTAACAAGAAGAGGAAGCTCTCAGGCGCGGCGATTGCGGGCATCGTCGTGGGTGCCGTGGTCGTCGTGCTGCTCCTGCTTGCCGCCATCGTGCTCTGCGCGAGGTCCCGGCGGCGGAGTGGCCCCCGCGAGGGACCAAAGGCCACGTCCGCGGCGGCGGTGGGGCAGACAAGAGGAGTGGCTCCGCCAGCGTCCGGCGATGTCACCGGCATGACGTCCTCGTCGAAGGACGACATGGGAGGCGGCACCTCCGGGTCGGCGGCCGCTGCGgcggtggccgcgggcgccggcacgGGGGAGGCGAgccggctggtgttcctggggaagGGCGCGGGGTACAGCTTCGACCTGGAGGACCTGCTGCGCGCGTCGGCGGAGGTGCTGGGGAAGGGGAGCGTGGGGACGTCGTACAAGGCGGTGCTGGAGGAGGGGACGACGGTGGTGGTGAAGCGGCTCAAGGACGTGGCGGTGGCGCGGCGCGAGTTCGACGCGCACATGGAGGCGCTGGGCAGGGTGGAGCACCGCAACCTGCTCCCCGTCCGCGCCTACTACTTCTCCAAGGACGAGAAGCTCCTCGTCTACGACTATCTCCCCAACGGCAGCCTCTCCGCCATGCTCCACG GGAGCCGGGGCTCCGGCCGGACGCCGATGGACTGGGACGCGCGCATGCTCTCGGCGCTGTCCGCCTCTCGCGGGCTTGCGCACTTGCACTCCGCGCACAACCTCGCGCACGGCAACGTCAAGTCCTCCAACGTCCTGCTCCGACCGGACTACGACGCCGCCGCGCTCTCCGACTTCTGCCTCCACCCGATCTTCGCCCCGTCGTCCacccgcgccggcgccggcggctacCGCGCGCCGGAGGTCGTGGACACGCGCCGTCCCACGTTCAAGGCCGACGTCTACTCCCTGGGCGTCCTCCTGCTGGAGCTTCTCACCGGCAAGTCCCCGACGCACGCGTCCCTCGAGGGCGACGGCACGCTGGACCTGCCACGGTGGGTGCAGTCCGTGGTGCGCGAGGAGTGGACCGCCGAGGTGTTCGACGTCGAGCTGGTGCGGCTCGGCGCGAGCGCCGAGGAGGAGATGGTGGCACTGCTGCAGGTGGCCATGGCGTGCGTGGCCACCGTGCCGGACGCGCGGCCGGACGCCCCGGACGTGGTCAGAATGATCGAGGAGATCGGCGGTGGCCATGGCCAGACGACAACCGAGGAGAGCGCGCGGGGCACCCCGGAGGAGGAGCGGTCGAGGGGCACACCtccggccgccccgacgccgtaA